The DNA sequence GGCCTAGATTGGTCGGTCGAGAGTAATCTATCAAAACAACGTAAATTAGAGCCGAATGACGGTTTGATTTGGGACGGCGACAAGGATGCTGAGGGTATATTATGGGGTGGTTGTGTCGAGAGCTTGATCGTTCAATCTAGTACGGGGAAGTATTTGCCAATGGACGAAGACATAGACGGCGCAATCCTGGTGATCGAAACTGCCGAGGATATACCCGAGCATTGGATCATTGAATATTTGCTAACGGGTTTTGGCGAACGCGGTTGGTTTGACAAGTTCCAAGCGGTGTTAGTTGGGCGACCAAAAGCTTGGGAGTTTAATAAACAAAATGATACTGAAACGAAAGCTGCCTATCGGCAAAAGCAGCGAGAGACTGTCGTTAAAACAATTCGTGAATACAATACAGCCATACCAATCGTTCAAAACGTCGATTTTGGACACACCGACCCACAGATTGTTTTGCCACTCGGCCGCAAAGCCGTAGTTTCACCAGCGAACAATACGATCAAGCTGAATTATTCGTGATCATTTACAAAATGTATTTAATATGATACAATATAAAACTATATGAAAGATGTGGCGTTCAATAATATGGCGAGCAATAACTCCAGTACTTTTGTACGTTGATCAAGCGCTAATCTTAGGAAATTAGGAGAGGCAAATACTCTACTTTTTGATCTCGATGATACGATGGCAGTCTATCGGGCCGCTTTCGTTCAGAAATGCTTATATCTTACGATAAAGGATCATATTTATGCTATACCAGATAAGGATGCGGTAGAGCAGTCGGTATTACTTCATCAAAATATGCATGATGGAGGCAAGCAAAAGCGTGTGCTTGCAGGTATGATTAATCCCACCGATACGCGTAGCTTCTGGGAAGGGTTTAGTGATTATCTGCATAGAGATATTCAACCCGAGGATGTCAGTTTTGATCCGTCTCTCGTAAGATTGATTAATTTTGCGGCTCGCAATAATATCAATGTTGGCGTTATTAGTAATTCGACACCTACTGCAGGAGGGCGAGTATTATCTATTCTCGACGATAGGACAGGCATAGATTTGCGTAACAGCGCCTCGTTTCTAGGGACCGGCACAAATCGTAAACCCAAGGCCGATGCACTTCAGGCGTATCAAGAGGAAACAGGGCAGTTTGTTGATGCAGGGCATTCTGCCTATGTGGGGAACGCAGTTTCGGACCTGCTGTTTGCTAGAAATACAGGAATGGTTCCGGTGCTAATAGACTACACTGACTCATCGAGAGATATAAGTGAGACTCCTCAGGGTGCTCAACTTATCAGTGACAGTGTTGTTACGGGCTGTTTTAGCGCCTTGAAGAATCACATAGAACGCATGCGCCCACATTATCGCCGTCCAGTGAGTTTTAGCGTCGAAAAGGCATTGACGACTGGTAATGAACGGTGTGTTAATCGTAAAGATATTACACTTGAGCCGTCTGATGAGACGATGTATCATATTGTTAACGATGCTACATCGGAAGTGATGAGTTATGTACCAGAAATATGGCAGTCATTCCATGATCGCTTTAGTGGTAGCGACGAGTTCTCAGTTGCTGATATCGACGGGTATGCGCAGCTTATAAGCGAAGCAAGCGGTGCTTACGCTCTACCTCCTATTGATAGTATAAATAACCCTAATATCCGATCATACTATACGCAGAATCGTGTGCGTAAGGAAGGTAACTACGTATTTGGCCGTGGCGCAGCTTATTATAGACAATATATCCCCGAGTTAAAGGGTAATTTTTCTGCGCAACTTGACATGGTTGAAGGTGAGATAAGAGATGCAATTGATACACTTGAGAGTAGCGTTCCCTCGTCAGAAGCAGAGCATCTTGCGGTCTTGGGCGTAGAAGATAATTTAAGAGGCAATTTCCTCGCTACTTATCTTTCAGCTATTAACGTCATGCGAGACGACCCGTTGTCTACGAATATTGACACAATTATACGTCTGTCCGAGCAGCTTCGTAGTGGATATCAGAGGGCGCTTGAGTTGCAATATTCTCACATGCTTGGTTTGCCATATGATCGTCATGAACTAATACGTGCAATACGTGAAGAGGTATCTGTATTGGCGGAGTATCGTCAGGTATATTCCAATGCTAGTATTCATCCAAAGTTTAAATCTCCAGAGATTGACGATCCTCTTGTGATTGCTGCGCGTGCAAATTATCTATGTGATCAATATCCAGAGACGGACTCACTAGTTGGTCTTACGAGTGGTGGTGTCGAGCTGTCGGAAGTGGCGCGTCTGCTATATGGAGTGCGAGGAAAACTTGTTTCCTCTGTTCACTATCCTATCTCGGTACACAATGGGCAAACGATGTGGTCTAAAGATAAAACGCCAGGAGGTAACCAGACTGCGATTGATCAGATTATCGATATCGAAAGTCTTGCCGGCAAGCATGTCGTTGTATGCGAAGATAATTCGAACAGTGGTCAGACACTCGCTCGTGTTGTCGATAGAATTAATAGTTATGACGCCGCCTCGGTCCATTTTGCGGTTGTTGAAATTGATCCAACACGTATCATCATGCATTTCGTACAGCAGAAAGCGGGAGCTAAACATCACATTGGCGAGGCTGCGGATCGAGTTCGCCCGATAGCAAATTATCACCATCCTGATTTTCGAGGTGCGGTACGTATCGTAAAAATGGTACCTCAAGACAATAGTATGACAAAACTTATTGCGCAAGATACGGCCAATCGCGGTATAATATAGAGTAATGAACGATTCAACGAAAAATTACCTCCAATTAGTTTCAACTATCGATGATTACACTAGGGCTATTGATATTTCTCCTGACCAGCGCGATCGGTTTATTGCTACGGTTAGGCGTAGCCGAAAAATCATTGTTACTGGCACGGGGACTTCTTTGCCGACGGCGCAGTATCTCGCAGATCGGTTGAGGCGACAATTTCCGGAGAAGCCAGTATATTTCCTGCCAACAGGCAAAGCCATTCGGGAGATCGACCATCTAGAATCAGACGACCTCGTTATTATCATCAGTTATGGTCTCAACCGAGCAGATTCTCTAATAATGCTAAACAAGGCAATCGATCGATGTGCAGTTGTGACGCTATCGGGTAATCCCGAATTGGATCTAGGGGATAATCAAAACATCGTTATTCCTCCAGATAGAGAGAAAATCTTTTGTCGCCCCATTAGTCCCTTGACAACGCTGATGGCGATAGAGTATTTGTGTGGTGGTACAAAATCCGCCTCAGGCGTGATCGATAGCGTCGGTATTCACGAAGATCTATGCCGGTGGATAGATCCAAAAAAACAAACTATCATTTTGTATACCGCAGGTGTTTCGTATGCTGCTGAGTTGTGGGGCATCGTGCTGAGAGAGGGCGCTGGCATGAATGTTTCAACCAAGGATGTAGAAAACTATTCGCACGGCTATTATGGTCCAGATACGGCCCATCTCGGTGATAGGCAATATATCATCTTGACTAGTGATAGCCGAGAAGATACTAGAGATCTTGATAGGGCAAAGGGGCTTTATTCGATCGACAATTTCAACAGTTATATCGTTGTTGCAAAGGGCGATACCTACCAGGCAAACGCACAGCTCTTTCGTGAAGCAACAGAGGTAGTATCGCGAATCCTCGTTGATACAGGCTATGACATGTACGGACCTAACGGAATGGACAATAATCGGAGATACCATGAATACGAGCATTTCACCGATTATTGAGGCTATTACTAAATCCGAGAAAGCTACCTATATCGTGGGTATTGCGGGTGGTTCCGCGAGTGGCAAGAGCTGGACGAGCAATAGTTTGCGTGATCGGTTGCTACGGGCTGGTTATCAGGTTGCGATATTGCACCTCGATGATTTTGCACTGGGTAAAGAGTTTGCGCACCGAAAAACATCTCCCTATAAATGGGATGACCCTGATAATTATCGTCTAAACGAGGCATTTTTGGTCCTGCAGGACTTACTAGCCGGTAGAGAGCGCCAGTACTTGGCATATACTCTAGAGGCGCATCGCCCTGTACAGTCTACGCAGTTAGCATGGGCGCAGCCTGACAATCCGACGGGGCGACGAATAGTTGTCATCGAGGGACTGTTCCCATGGTCCGGGGCTTTTAACGAAATAGTGGATCTCAAGGTATTTCTCGATAGCAATTTCTTTCGCCGATTTGTTTTGCGTCTCTATAGGAATGTTATGGTGCAACAGGTCGTGTCATTTGAAAAAGTCGCCGAACAATATTTTAGCTTTGTGAAACGAGCTCATTTTGACCTATTGATGCCGCAAAAGGATACGGCAGATATCGTGATAACAAATGACATTGATTTGGGGCAGACGTTGACTGGGTTAGCAGTTTTACCCGATGGAGACACTCCAGCGCAGAGTATTTATCGTGATGCCGATCTATTTATCGGCTATAGACGAAATGAGACTGGTATAGAATTGGAAATTTGTGTCGATGGCAAGCCTGTCATGCGCGGAGTCGTTTCAGAGAAGATATTAGCAAGTATTCTGCATTAGAATACCAAATCATTTACAAAACATAACTAATATGCTATAATAGTGGGTGAGCCTGATGCGATGGTCGTATCATGGAGATAGGGAAGGGGAACGTGCCGTGGTTGCTACACAGGTCCGAACCTTTTTTAGTAAGATCAGAGAGGATGTCGAAAGACTCTCTCTGAAACTCAAGGGGCAGAGGGGCAATTGTCTCTTTTGTCTCGCCAGTGGGAAGATCAGCCGCGACAAGGTCGTGGCTGAGACGCCCTGGGCGTATCTGATTGTCGAGTACAGTCAGACCGTGCCTGGGACGTACATGATCGTCCCGAAGCGGCACAAGGAGAGCATTTTTCGGCTGGGGATTTTCTTCTGGCTGAGCGTTCACTGCCTGCTCCGCAAGATCCCGTGGATGGGGATCGTCGACTGGAACCTCTCGATGAATTTCGGTCGAGACGCCGGTCAGACGGTACCGCACATCCACATGTGGGTCATTCCCCGAGAGGGGAAGTTCGCCGGCAAGGGCATGGCGTATCACGTCGCTCAAGCCGCCACGAACGGCAACTAGCCATCCATCCATCAGGCATTGGCCTCGTCCGGTTCTACCGGGGCGAGGCCTTTGTCACGCCTAGGACTTGTTTGATCGATTGTCTTTTGCTGTTCCCATAGCCTTTTTGAACAGCACCATTGGCAGCACTATGCCGGCAACGACTGTCACTAACCAGATGATTAGCGGTGCGATGATCCAGGTAGTAATACCATTAACGCGTAGTCCATCGGTTAGCCACGTTGTTAGTAATAATACGACAAAGGTTGTGACGAGCGCGATGCCGCCACGAAACGCTGGAGCGTGTTTGACCGCTAGCTTCAGAATAAATGGTGCTAGTACTATCTGTGCTACAGTAAAGAATACGATACTGATAGTAAAACCTAGACCGTCAATACGAAAGTCCGACAATAGCATTGCTGCGACTAACAGTCCAATAGCATTACCGATCAGTGTCAGAGCAGATTGAGCGAGAAAGCGAATCATATTATAACCCCAACAACTGTTTCTTTTTAGCGGCGAATTCTTCTTCGGTCAGGATGCCTTGGTCGCGCAGTTCAGCTAATTGTTTGAGCTGTTCGATACTATCACCGGTCGAAGCTGGCTGTGTCGGCTCTGGTGCAGCTGCAGTATTTTGCTTTTTCGCCCGTGACGAAGCGATTGCAGCACCCATCACCATACCTCGACGACGTGCACTTCTGCGTCCTAACATGAACTATTCCTCTTCCGTTTTCAATACGATACCACCCGACATGCTAACGAGTGCATTGATGAGGAAACCCTGGATCCATCCAAGCACCCAACCGACGGCAAAATAGATGATTGGGACACCAACGATAGCAATGAAACCGCTAGCTAGCCCGAGGGTCAAGCCGCGTAACACGCTATCGGTCTCCTGGGCCCAGTGGACAGTACTACTAATTGAAAATAGGATTGCTGCAACCAAACCGAACAGCATAGATAGCGTACCCTGCACCATAGCTACTGAGCTAGGCTTTATGCCAACTACTCGTACTGTATCTTGTGACTTTTTCGTTACCATAAAACCCTCCTTGTTAGTTACAATATACATTATACATACTATGGTGTTGTTGTGCTATAACTTTCGTATTGAATTTTATTACAATATGCGGTAGTATAACCCAATGAAGAATCAATCAAATCAGAGAGTGCTAGCAGTAGCTTTATTAGTAATTGGTGCAGTTGCCATTTGGTTTGTTTGGCCGCAGATAGCTGCTATCGTGTTAGCTGCATTGATGGCGTATCTGTTCTACCCACTCTACACCAAACTAAAAGGCCGTAAAGGTCGTGGCGGGCTAGCGGCTTTTGGAACGCTAATGATATCTTTTTTGATAGTACTATTGCCAGTAGTGTTTGTGACTGTATCTGCAGTAGGACAATTATCAACGTTTGCCGATCAAGCTGGTAGATCACAATATTGGCAAGACATGCCGGGCTTTGTCGAGAGAGCCATAGAATTAACCAATGGTGTATTAGAACCAATTACCGGCCAAGAGCCCAGTGTTACCGAAGTCGGTATCGTGGATTTTCTGCGCAACTCAATTCCAACTATTGCGCGTGGCAGTGCTCAAATACTCCTAGGTATCGCTACTAGTTTACCTAGTCTCGGTATCGCATTCATAGTGTACATTTATATGTTTATTGCATTCTTAACCTATGGTTCGAAGTTGATAGCAAAAATCAAAGCCGTCAGTCCATTTAGTCGATCGGCGACTGAGCATTATCTGGAAAAGATTGGTCTAATGACTAATGCTATGGTCAAAGGACAGCTGATTCTGTCAATGATCACGGCTATCTTTTCAGCTATCTTGCTGATATTCCTGGGCTACGGACACTTATTCTTTATATTATTTGTATTGTTTACTATATTGAATTTTATTCCACTCGGTTCGGGTATCGTCCTAGTGCCGATGGCGATATTATCTATGGTTAGCGGTCAGTTCTGGGCGGGATTGATTGTGATCATCCTATTCTACGCGTTTGGTAATC is a window from the Candidatus Saccharibacteria bacterium genome containing:
- a CDS encoding LD-carboxypeptidase, with amino-acid sequence MRYHIKLSKLQKGDKVAIISPSAGLPGLFPWVQDLGLERLRTVFELEPVEYPTTRQMGSSLEDRARDVMAAFGDPEIKAVFASIGGNDQIKLIKYLDPQIFIDNPKPFFGFSDNTHLHNFLWNLGMPSYYGGGIMNQFGMNVKMFDMTVNSIKHALFDEGEFEMEVASEYNDEGLDWSVESNLSKQRKLEPNDGLIWDGDKDAEGILWGGCVESLIVQSSTGKYLPMDEDIDGAILVIETAEDIPEHWIIEYLLTGFGERGWFDKFQAVLVGRPKAWEFNKQNDTETKAAYRQKQRETVVKTIREYNTAIPIVQNVDFGHTDPQIVLPLGRKAVVSPANNTIKLNYS
- a CDS encoding AI-2E family transporter, giving the protein MKNQSNQRVLAVALLVIGAVAIWFVWPQIAAIVLAALMAYLFYPLYTKLKGRKGRGGLAAFGTLMISFLIVLLPVVFVTVSAVGQLSTFADQAGRSQYWQDMPGFVERAIELTNGVLEPITGQEPSVTEVGIVDFLRNSIPTIARGSAQILLGIATSLPSLGIAFIVYIYMFIAFLTYGSKLIAKIKAVSPFSRSATEHYLEKIGLMTNAMVKGQLILSMITAIFSAILLIFLGYGHLFFILFVLFTILNFIPLGSGIVLVPMAILSMVSGQFWAGLIVIILFYAFGNLEPLWRSKLIPKKIQLPVALMMLATFCGIAYFGILGIVYGPVIMILIITTVNLYIDAKPRSTANAS
- a CDS encoding phage holin family protein produces the protein MIRFLAQSALTLIGNAIGLLVAAMLLSDFRIDGLGFTISIVFFTVAQIVLAPFILKLAVKHAPAFRGGIALVTTFVVLLLTTWLTDGLRVNGITTWIIAPLIIWLVTVVAGIVLPMVLFKKAMGTAKDNRSNKS
- a CDS encoding SHOCT domain-containing protein → MLGRRSARRRGMVMGAAIASSRAKKQNTAAAPEPTQPASTGDSIEQLKQLAELRDQGILTEEEFAAKKKQLLGL
- a CDS encoding SIS domain-containing protein; this encodes MNDSTKNYLQLVSTIDDYTRAIDISPDQRDRFIATVRRSRKIIVTGTGTSLPTAQYLADRLRRQFPEKPVYFLPTGKAIREIDHLESDDLVIIISYGLNRADSLIMLNKAIDRCAVVTLSGNPELDLGDNQNIVIPPDREKIFCRPISPLTTLMAIEYLCGGTKSASGVIDSVGIHEDLCRWIDPKKQTIILYTAGVSYAAELWGIVLREGAGMNVSTKDVENYSHGYYGPDTAHLGDRQYIILTSDSREDTRDLDRAKGLYSIDNFNSYIVVAKGDTYQANAQLFREATEVVSRILVDTGYDMYGPNGMDNNRRYHEYEHFTDY
- a CDS encoding HIT domain-containing protein, translating into MVATQVRTFFSKIREDVERLSLKLKGQRGNCLFCLASGKISRDKVVAETPWAYLIVEYSQTVPGTYMIVPKRHKESIFRLGIFFWLSVHCLLRKIPWMGIVDWNLSMNFGRDAGQTVPHIHMWVIPREGKFAGKGMAYHVAQAATNGN